The proteins below are encoded in one region of Phyllostomus discolor isolate MPI-MPIP mPhyDis1 unplaced genomic scaffold, mPhyDis1.pri.v3 mPhyDis1_scaffold_11, whole genome shotgun sequence:
- the LOC114489329 gene encoding ret finger protein-like 4A: MAKHFKDISSCYICLSYLEDPVSLKCGFICCFKCVDSLPRGPGGHGIMCFTCPEVSQKSDIRPKHQLARLVSEVRTLEPQLRAILRMNPRMCRFQVDVTLDVDTANNHLYISEDLRQVRCVYEEQKRRVCPERFSTSLCVLGSPRLTSGRHYWEVDVGTSTEWNLGVCKESVPRQEKVVLSSERGFWIVSCREKDTFRASTRPVTELMVISCLHHIGIFLDFEMGTISFYDVSDGSHIFTFPLISVAEPLRPFFAPGIPAKDDGSFMTLCPGFSPSMASAAGQGHGTLSTAGTDAPWVCTAMDTSPSAGDPVP; the protein is encoded by the exons ATGgccaaacattttaaagacataagCAGTTGCTACATTTGCCTGTCCTACCTGGAAGACCCCGTCAGTCTGAAATGTGGGTTCATCTGCTGCTTCAAGTGTGTCGACTCACTGCCGAGGGGCCCCGGGGGACACGGGATTATGTGCTTCACCTGCCCTGAGGTTTCTCAGAAGAGTGACATCAGGCCCAAACACCAGCTGGCTAGGCTGGTGTCAGAGGTCAGGACGCTGGAGCCCCAGCTGAGAGCCATCCTGAGGATGAACCCGAGGATGTGCAGGTTCCAAG tGGACGTGACCTTGGATGTGGACACAGCCAACAACCACCTCTACATCTCTGAGGACCTGCGGCAAGTCCGCTGTGTGTACGAGGAGCAGAAGCGCAGGGTCTGTCCTGAGAGGTTCAGCACCTCCCTCTGTGTGTTGGGCTCCCCGAGGCTCACGTCCGGCCGGCACTACTGGGAGGTGGACGTGGGCACCAGCACAGAGTGGAACCTGGGCGTCTGCAAGGAGTCTGTTCCTCGGCAGGAGAAGGTCGTCCTCTCTTCAGAACGTGGCTTCTGGATCGTGAGCTGCAGGGAGAAGGACACCTTCCGGGCCAGCACCAGGCCGGTGACAGAGCTCATGGTCATTTCCTGCTTACACCACATTGGCATTTTCCTGGACTTTGAAATGGGGACCATTTCCTTTTATGACGTGAGCGATGGCTCCCACATTTTTACATTCCCCCTGATTTCTGTAGCAGAGCCCCTCCGTCCGTTTTTCGCTCCTGGAATTCCGGCGAAGGATGACGGGAGCTTCATGACGCTCTGTCCCGGGTTCAGTCCCAGCATGGCCAGTGCAGCTGGGCAAGGCCATGGGACTCTGAGCACAGCAGGTACAGATGCACCCTGGGTGTGCACAGCCATGGACACCAGCCCCTCTGCTGGTGACCCAGTGCCCTGA